A stretch of DNA from Halobacillus litoralis:
TTCTGCCGATGAATTGGACAAGCCCGCTCAAAATATAGAAACGAAATCCCTCTCTTTAGATAAGAAAACAAAAGATCTCGAACGTTTTCCTGAGAAAGAAAAGAAAGCTGTCACAGCATCCGCTGAGAAAGATGATGTGAAACGTACGGTTGCTGTAGAAGCGACTGCCTACACAGCCTTTTGTGAAGGATGCAGCGGTGTCACGTACACAGGCATCGACCTTCGTGCCAACCCGAACCAAAAAGTGATCGCCGTCGACCCGAATGTCATCCCTCTCGGCTCTACAGTCCGCGTACCGGGATATGGCACAGCCATCGCTGGCGACATTGGCGGAGACATTGAAGGTCACCGCATCGACCTCTTTATGGCACAAGAAAAAGACGCCTTCGATTACGGACGCCGTCAAATAAAAGTTGAGATCTTGAA
This window harbors:
- a CDS encoding 3D domain-containing protein, which codes for MNKRLFSLLLLPMIIFGLALPVSADELDKPAQNIETKSLSLDKKTKDLERFPEKEKKAVTASAEKDDVKRTVAVEATAYTAFCEGCSGVTYTGIDLRANPNQKVIAVDPNVIPLGSTVRVPGYGTAIAGDIGGDIEGHRIDLFMAQEKDAFDYGRRQIKVEILN